In Candidatus Latescibacter sp., a genomic segment contains:
- a CDS encoding nucleotidyltransferase domain-containing protein, with protein MEFAMGIDESLVNEIVRRILNVASPDKIILFGSAVTGPMTPDSDIDLLVVEQDPGDRREEYVRLRRALRGMEYPFDIIFISTEWFQESKDVVGGIAYPADKQGMVIYETA; from the coding sequence ATGGAGTTTGCAATGGGCATCGATGAATCCCTGGTTAATGAGATCGTCCGGCGCATTCTCAACGTGGCCAGTCCGGATAAGATTATCTTGTTTGGTTCGGCCGTGACAGGTCCAATGACTCCCGACAGCGACATCGACCTGCTGGTAGTAGAGCAAGATCCCGGAGACCGGCGAGAAGAATATGTTCGCCTTCGCAGGGCGCTCAGGGGAATGGAATATCCCTTTGATATTATCTTCATTTCTACTGAGTGGTTCCAGGAAAGCAAGGATGTCGTCGGCGGCATCGCGTATCCGGCGGATAAACAGGGAATGGTAATCTATGAAACCGCCTGA